From one Oligoflexus sp. genomic stretch:
- a CDS encoding LTA synthase family protein: protein MRKPTYYQLFYADLLLFAVLFILHRAFTFTALNAEVLTGARQWSGFFVGALSDLWIAGLLALLSAGWHMLLGLKFTVGGVQKLRALFFLIVTLLLASHQSYVEFFGFTMMAFHLRYLYDSAFILANGQSLFSWPLLVYLGVLALVLLLQSGRRKETSRRYQGAIFAAVLVTLVILHNRNIHWRVQWFIPENLQVNLLEKLFTQLSKAKAIEPVSAAERERLLTLLRLPHAASDFPGLMREVKENPVGPLHPISEKIREHWQASLASQRKPLMAVVLLESLRPAETGYFAPGSPSLTPTLDHLATSSIVFTNAYSTGSVTRGGQEAVFCGHISSRDTSLMRYDAVAPIRCLSDLLQKPLPAGGQVETFWHHGGNGFFDNQLSFWRKHGMQRIMTQDDFMKDAPQTSWGVGDITFLQESARELKKRREASTAAAQVGMLLTVSNHIPWDLPRDVIPWALPLQAKHLSYRTTAYTDHALRLFMESLKADGLWEDALIIIASDHGNQVPAYQDIYPDRPTAVARLQSHINFIIAGGLVEKALRDLKLTSLPRDVLVSQVDISQFLADTLGLKEFSSMGENPFHDTRQLPVLSRLEQHLFDPQSQSLIDPSAWQTRPLFDVTALPQEPSIEAKERNLLFYRSYIDYISTK, encoded by the coding sequence ATGCGCAAACCAACATACTATCAACTGTTTTATGCCGATCTTTTGCTCTTTGCTGTGCTTTTCATTCTGCACCGAGCCTTCACTTTTACCGCTCTGAATGCCGAAGTCCTGACCGGAGCGCGGCAATGGTCCGGCTTTTTCGTCGGCGCGCTCAGCGACCTTTGGATCGCCGGCCTTCTGGCCCTTCTTTCAGCCGGCTGGCATATGCTCCTCGGACTTAAGTTCACGGTCGGGGGCGTGCAAAAGCTTCGGGCCCTGTTCTTTTTGATCGTGACTCTGCTGCTCGCGTCGCATCAGTCCTACGTGGAATTCTTCGGTTTCACGATGATGGCCTTTCATCTGCGTTATCTTTATGATTCCGCTTTCATCCTGGCCAACGGTCAGTCGCTTTTCAGCTGGCCCCTTCTTGTTTATTTGGGCGTCCTGGCGCTGGTTCTGCTCCTGCAAAGCGGACGCCGAAAAGAGACCTCAAGGCGTTATCAGGGCGCGATCTTCGCCGCTGTGCTCGTGACCCTTGTGATCCTGCATAACCGCAACATTCATTGGCGCGTGCAGTGGTTCATTCCGGAAAACCTTCAGGTGAATCTTCTGGAAAAACTTTTTACGCAGCTCAGCAAAGCCAAAGCCATCGAGCCGGTCAGCGCTGCGGAACGCGAGCGCCTGCTGACACTCCTCCGTCTGCCGCATGCCGCTTCTGACTTTCCCGGTCTGATGCGGGAGGTGAAGGAAAACCCAGTGGGACCTTTGCATCCCATCAGTGAAAAAATCCGTGAGCATTGGCAGGCTTCGCTGGCTTCCCAAAGAAAACCTCTGATGGCGGTCGTGCTTCTGGAATCCTTAAGGCCCGCAGAAACCGGCTACTTCGCGCCCGGCTCGCCGAGCCTGACACCGACCCTGGATCACCTTGCGACCTCGTCCATCGTCTTCACCAATGCCTATTCCACAGGTTCCGTCACGCGTGGTGGTCAGGAGGCAGTTTTTTGCGGGCATATCAGCAGCCGCGATACCTCGCTCATGCGTTACGATGCCGTCGCTCCCATCCGCTGCCTTTCCGATCTTCTGCAAAAACCTTTGCCGGCAGGCGGGCAGGTGGAAACCTTCTGGCATCATGGGGGCAACGGGTTCTTTGATAATCAGCTCAGTTTCTGGCGCAAGCACGGCATGCAAAGGATCATGACCCAGGATGATTTCATGAAGGATGCGCCGCAGACCAGCTGGGGCGTGGGCGATATTACGTTTTTGCAGGAAAGCGCCAGGGAGCTGAAGAAACGTCGCGAGGCCAGCACCGCGGCGGCCCAGGTCGGCATGCTCTTGACGGTGAGCAATCATATTCCCTGGGATCTGCCGCGCGATGTCATTCCCTGGGCTTTGCCTTTGCAGGCGAAGCATCTGAGCTATCGCACCACAGCCTATACGGATCATGCGCTTCGCCTTTTCATGGAAAGCCTGAAGGCTGACGGTCTTTGGGAAGATGCTCTGATTATCATCGCCAGCGATCACGGCAATCAGGTTCCCGCTTATCAGGATATTTATCCCGATCGTCCGACGGCTGTGGCGCGCCTTCAGTCGCATATCAACTTCATCATAGCCGGCGGCCTTGTGGAAAAGGCTCTGCGTGATCTGAAACTGACTTCACTTCCACGTGATGTGCTGGTCAGTCAGGTGGATATTTCCCAGTTCCTTGCCGATACCCTTGGTTTAAAGGAATTTTCGAGCATGGGCGAAAATCCCTTTCATGACACAAGGCAGCTGCCGGTGCTGTCCCGACTGGAACAGCATCTGTTTGATCCGCAAAGCCAGAGCCTCATCGACCCCAGCGCCTGGCAAACCCGGCCTCTTTTTGATGTCACGGCCCTGCCTCAGGAACCGTCGATCGAAGCGAAGGAGCGCAATCTTTTATTCTATCGCTCCTACATTGACTACATCAGCACCAAATAA
- a CDS encoding GDSL-type esterase/lipase family protein: protein MTSLIFAALAGSSSINCPIPVPTETELPWIASPRREDYSWMSRMEWCERFQKNLAEPARDGAQLVFMGDSITQGWTEVAPDVWSQAFGSIKPLRLGIGGDRTQNLLWRMDQGELTGLNPRVLVLLIGINNVNAGDSSEAILKGMETVIDRIHQRLPGTHILVLGLLPSGESADDPLRARIQGINERLAKVQREQLSYADIGAVFLQPDGRVNAELMPDFLHPGAKGYRVFAKALAPHLEKLFGADVVNVGAIE, encoded by the coding sequence ATGACCAGTCTGATATTTGCCGCCCTGGCCGGCTCCAGCAGCATCAACTGTCCAATCCCCGTTCCTACCGAAACGGAGCTGCCCTGGATAGCTTCCCCACGTCGTGAGGACTATTCCTGGATGTCGCGTATGGAATGGTGTGAACGGTTTCAGAAAAATCTTGCCGAACCGGCGCGTGACGGTGCGCAGCTGGTTTTTATGGGGGACTCCATCACCCAGGGCTGGACGGAGGTGGCGCCGGATGTCTGGTCGCAGGCCTTTGGCTCCATCAAACCTTTGCGCCTAGGCATCGGCGGGGATCGCACGCAGAATCTACTCTGGCGCATGGATCAGGGGGAACTGACAGGATTGAATCCCCGGGTTCTGGTCCTTCTGATTGGTATCAACAATGTGAACGCAGGGGACAGTTCGGAGGCGATTCTTAAGGGCATGGAAACGGTCATCGACCGGATTCATCAGCGTCTGCCGGGCACCCATATACTTGTGCTCGGTCTTCTGCCGAGTGGCGAGTCCGCGGATGATCCTTTGCGGGCCCGCATTCAGGGCATCAATGAAAGGCTGGCGAAAGTCCAGCGGGAGCAGCTGTCGTATGCGGACATCGGCGCCGTTTTTCTGCAACCCGACGGACGCGTGAATGCGGAACTCATGCCTGACTTTCTGCATCCGGGAGCCAAGGGCTATCGCGTTTTCGCCAAAGCTCTGGCCCCGCATCTTGAAAAATTATTTGGTGCTGATGTAGTCAATGTAGGAGCGATAGAATAA
- a CDS encoding SDR family oxidoreductase: MSQTVCITGAARGLGLGYTEHYLEAGWQVLAVARKAKEKDSLKKLAQKYGSRLELFDADLTNHETLLPLKKCWESQPLDLLINNAGILLDGHAEFEKLRLDTLRESFEVNVIAPVALTQMALPALQKSKKPVVAMMSTLMASIADNASGGYYAYRSSKTALNMVTRSLANDCPWLIAIALHPGWVQTDMGGAQAPTSVTESIQGLTRVIAGLKADDSGQFRNFKGQTLPW, encoded by the coding sequence ATGAGTCAGACAGTTTGCATCACAGGAGCGGCACGCGGTCTTGGTCTGGGTTACACGGAGCACTATCTGGAGGCCGGCTGGCAGGTCCTGGCCGTGGCGCGCAAGGCCAAAGAGAAGGACAGTCTGAAGAAATTAGCTCAGAAGTATGGCAGCCGGCTCGAACTTTTCGACGCGGATCTGACGAATCATGAGACTCTTTTGCCTTTGAAAAAATGCTGGGAATCGCAGCCTTTGGACCTTCTCATCAATAATGCCGGTATCCTGCTTGATGGGCATGCCGAGTTCGAGAAGCTGCGTTTGGACACCCTGCGTGAGTCTTTCGAGGTGAACGTGATCGCCCCAGTGGCCCTGACCCAGATGGCTCTGCCGGCTCTGCAAAAATCGAAGAAGCCGGTGGTTGCCATGATGTCGACGCTGATGGCCTCGATCGCTGACAACGCTTCGGGTGGGTACTATGCCTATCGCAGTTCGAAAACAGCGCTCAATATGGTCACGCGTTCTTTGGCCAATGATTGCCCTTGGCTCATTGCCATTGCCCTGCATCCAGGCTGGGTGCAGACTGATATGGGCGGCGCGCAGGCTCCGACATCGGTTACGGAATCCATTCAGGGTTTGACACGCGTGATCGCGGGATTGAAAGCGGATGACTCCGGCCAGTTCCGCAACTTCAAAGGTCAGACTTTGCCCTGGTGA
- a CDS encoding alpha-ketoglutarate-dependent dioxygenase AlkB family protein, which produces MNPEVLMDDRSGRLLYWPDALQDLAVTDVDHAISWRQDSIRMFGRTLPLPRLTAWYGDPAAVYAYSGIRNEPSPWNETLLSIKDRITELTGNRYNSVLANRYADGSQSMSWHADDEAALGSEPQIASVSLGATRRFLLKHKKEERRLERELTHGSLLLMAGRLQEEWVHALPRTRKPVGLRINLTFRLVQS; this is translated from the coding sequence ATGAATCCTGAAGTCCTGATGGATGATAGGAGCGGCCGCCTCTTATACTGGCCTGATGCCTTGCAAGATCTTGCGGTCACGGATGTGGATCACGCCATCAGCTGGCGCCAGGACAGCATTCGCATGTTCGGCCGCACCTTGCCTCTGCCGCGCCTGACCGCCTGGTACGGGGATCCTGCGGCTGTTTACGCTTATTCGGGAATTCGGAATGAACCGAGCCCATGGAACGAAACTCTCCTGAGCATAAAAGATCGCATCACAGAGCTGACCGGCAACCGATATAATTCCGTCCTGGCCAATCGCTATGCTGATGGTTCGCAGTCGATGAGCTGGCACGCCGATGATGAGGCCGCGCTTGGTTCGGAGCCTCAGATCGCATCGGTAAGCCTGGGGGCCACGCGGCGCTTTCTTTTGAAACATAAAAAAGAGGAAAGGCGTTTGGAGCGGGAGCTGACGCATGGAAGTCTGCTGCTGATGGCCGGACGTCTGCAGGAAGAATGGGTGCATGCCCTTCCGCGGACGCGCAAACCCGTGGGTCTGCGCATCAACCTTACCTTTCGACTCGTGCAGTCCTGA
- a CDS encoding ABC transporter ATP-binding protein, with product MLQLDQLCKSYQDKKVLESLSFEFRAPGVYAIAGPNGIGKSTLFRLIAGAEAPSSGRVLLDGLNPQDHRKAYRQKVSWAPEMDGIFPFITPDEYFRLVLNIRGQPATDYPRRLIEDLALTPFLRTRYDELSLGNKKKTLLIAALMVPAAVLLLDEACTGFDRSAQETFKKLMKDFAARAIILLVNHDADQLEGIPLTTLDMQHQSQTFLIQGDRT from the coding sequence TTGCTGCAACTGGATCAACTTTGTAAATCCTACCAGGACAAGAAAGTTCTGGAATCGCTCAGCTTCGAATTCCGCGCTCCGGGCGTCTATGCCATTGCCGGTCCGAACGGTATTGGCAAGAGCACGCTTTTCCGTCTGATTGCCGGCGCGGAAGCTCCAAGTTCAGGCCGCGTGCTGCTGGATGGATTGAACCCCCAGGATCATCGCAAGGCCTACCGGCAGAAAGTCAGCTGGGCGCCCGAGATGGACGGTATCTTCCCCTTTATCACGCCGGATGAATACTTTCGTTTAGTTCTGAATATACGAGGACAGCCCGCCACCGACTATCCCCGCAGGCTGATCGAAGATCTGGCCCTGACGCCCTTTCTTCGCACGCGCTATGACGAGCTATCGCTTGGCAACAAAAAGAAAACGCTTCTGATCGCAGCTCTGATGGTACCCGCTGCTGTGCTTCTGCTCGATGAAGCCTGCACAGGATTTGATCGCAGTGCGCAGGAGACCTTTAAAAAACTCATGAAAGACTTTGCCGCGCGCGCCATCATCCTGCTCGTCAATCATGATGCCGATCAATTGGAAGGCATTCCTTTGACCACACTGGACATGCAGCATCAGAGTCAAACCTTTTTGATTCAAGGTGACAGGACGTGA
- a CDS encoding MFS transporter has translation MHAFVRRYLDLQSSVIRAILAEFFLQLVHNAFFLLANFYMSREGYSDSFIARVLSLRFLAILAFSLPLGLLVRRRRLLPFLRAGSILMPLGYALILMSIPRHSEAMMGVGNVLVGAGFAMIQVLIVPYILRHEKLRQQAHAIALSFANWSTTTFLLGILFYVLNHARSEALPESLLLAIITGVSCLGFVTLMGPLEDKPSCEHDAGKAMALKDYEWGLIIRALTPSLIIGIGAGLSIPFISLFFKHAFDMGYEDFSLISSAATFLVTVGSLYGPQVLERFGYGPAIVWSQSLAILVLVLMGVSEYFAPSRGALMLASFCYLLRQPLMNMANPIVSELTMNLVGPRNREMTSALKQALWAASWFLSSQLFRSLREAGLPFVWVFGSTALIYAVGVIWYARLIRDYEQRVLPQERVAS, from the coding sequence ATGCACGCGTTCGTCCGCCGTTACCTTGATCTCCAATCGTCTGTCATTCGCGCCATACTCGCAGAATTTTTCCTGCAGCTGGTGCATAATGCGTTTTTTCTGCTCGCAAATTTCTACATGAGCCGCGAAGGATATTCCGATTCCTTCATTGCCCGCGTCCTGTCGCTCAGGTTTTTGGCGATTCTGGCATTTTCCCTGCCGCTCGGCCTTTTGGTGCGGCGGCGTCGGCTGCTGCCCTTTCTACGCGCAGGTTCGATTCTGATGCCGCTCGGGTATGCCCTGATACTCATGTCCATTCCCAGACACTCCGAGGCCATGATGGGCGTCGGTAACGTCCTGGTCGGCGCTGGTTTTGCGATGATACAGGTGCTGATTGTGCCTTACATCCTGCGGCATGAGAAACTGAGGCAGCAGGCGCATGCCATCGCCCTCAGCTTCGCCAACTGGAGCACGACCACCTTTCTTCTGGGCATACTCTTCTACGTTCTGAATCATGCGCGATCGGAGGCGCTGCCGGAGTCGCTGCTGCTGGCGATCATCACGGGTGTCTCGTGCCTGGGCTTTGTCACACTCATGGGGCCACTTGAAGATAAACCCTCCTGCGAGCACGATGCAGGAAAGGCCATGGCGCTCAAGGATTACGAATGGGGTCTTATCATAAGGGCGTTGACCCCGAGTCTGATCATCGGCATCGGCGCGGGACTCAGTATTCCGTTTATCAGTCTTTTCTTTAAACATGCCTTTGACATGGGCTATGAAGATTTCTCGCTGATCAGTTCCGCCGCCACCTTTCTCGTCACCGTGGGTTCGCTCTATGGGCCGCAGGTTCTGGAACGGTTTGGTTATGGCCCAGCCATCGTCTGGAGTCAAAGCCTGGCGATCCTCGTCCTTGTTCTGATGGGAGTCTCCGAATATTTCGCGCCGTCCCGCGGCGCGCTGATGCTCGCATCCTTTTGCTATCTCCTGCGACAGCCTCTTATGAACATGGCCAATCCCATCGTTTCGGAATTGACCATGAACCTTGTCGGACCAAGGAATCGCGAAATGACCAGCGCCCTGAAGCAGGCGCTGTGGGCCGCCAGCTGGTTTTTAAGTTCGCAGCTTTTTCGCAGCCTTCGGGAAGCGGGTCTGCCTTTCGTCTGGGTCTTTGGTTCGACTGCCCTCATATACGCTGTAGGCGTGATCTGGTATGCGCGTCTGATCCGGGATTACGAGCAGAGAGTCCTGCCCCAGGAGCGCGTGGCGAGCTGA